A region of Pempheris klunzingeri isolate RE-2024b chromosome 15, fPemKlu1.hap1, whole genome shotgun sequence DNA encodes the following proteins:
- the ednrba gene encoding endothelin receptor Ba: protein MKTHLFCVELLLLAGQVLVVSGQSDPKKEVQKDSLTLTVTQRLGLVERDVQGPLRPNITMPRRRLPPMCTGPTEIRDTFKYINTVVSCLVFVVGIIGNSTLLRIIYKNKCMRNGPNILIASLALGDLLHIIIGIPINVYKLLAEDWPFGVTLCKLVPFVQKASVGITVLSLCALSIDRYRAVASWSRIKGIGVPKWMAIEIALIWILSIILAVPEAIAFDMITMDYKGEHLRICLLHPMQKTDFMRFYKSAKDWWLFGIYFCMPLACTAIFYTLMTCEMLRKKNGVQIALSDHLKQRREVAKTVFCLVLVFALCWLPLHLSRILKLTIYDEKDPNRCELLSFFLVLDYIGINMASVNSCINPIALYMVSKRFKNCFRSCLCCWCLPAEMLMDEKQLCTKLKVTERASDQSNSRMTNKSTTA, encoded by the exons ATGAAGACTCATCTCTTCTGCGTGGAGTTACTCCTCTTGGCGGGTCAAGTCCTTGTGGTCAGCGGGCAGTCGGATCCAAAGAAGGAAGTGCAGAAGGACTCGCTCACTCTCACTGTTACCCAGAGGCTTGGGCTCGTAGAGAGAGACGTGCAGGGTCCGTTGAGGCCCAACATCACCATGCCACGCCGCCGGCTACCTCCCATGTGCACCGGACCCACGGAAATCCGAGACACCTTCAAGTACATCAATACGGTGGTGTCCTGCCTGGTGTTTGTTGTGGGTATTATTGGTAATTCCACTCTGCTGAGAATCATCTACAAGAATAAGTGCATGCGCAACGGGCCGAACATCCTGATTGCCAGCCTCGCACTAGGAGACctgctgcacatcatcatcGGCATTCCCATTAATGTTTACAAG cTCCTGGCTGAGGACTGGCCTTTTGGGGTAACTCTGTGCAAGCTGGTGCCGTTTGTCCAAAAAGCCTCAGTGGGGATCACAGTGCTTAGTCTGTGCGCTTTGAGTATTGACAG GTATCGTGCGGTGGCCTCGTGGAGCCGTATCAAAGGGATCGGGGTTCCAAAGTGGATGGCTATCGAGATAGCGTTGATCTGGATATTATCCATCATCCTTGCTGTGCCAGAGGCCATAGCCTTCGACATGATCACCATGGACTACAAAGGAGAACACTTGAGGATCTGTTTACTGCACCCCATGCAGAAAACCGACTTCATGAGG ttttaTAAATCAGCAAAGGATTGGTGGCTGTTCGGTATATACTTCTGCATGCCGTTGGCCTGCACTGCCATTTTCTACACCCTGATGACCTGTGAGATGCTGAGGAAGAAGAACGGGGTCCAGATTGCTCTCAGCGACCACCTCAAGCAG cgaAGGGAGGTGGCGAAGACCGTGTTCTGTCTGGTTCTGGTCTTCGCTCTGTGCTGGCTGCCTCTCCACCTCAGCCGCATCCTGAAGCTCACCATCTACGATGAGAAAGATCCAAACCGCTGCGAGCTGCTCAG TTTCTTCTTGGTGTTGGACTACATTGGCATCAACATGGCATCCGTCAACTCCTGCATCAACCCGATCGCCCTCTACATGGTTAGCAAGCGCTTCAAGAACTGCTTCAGG TCCTGCCTGTGCTGCTGGTGTCTACCAGCCGAGATGCTGATGGATGAGAAGCAGTTGTGCACGAAGCTCAAAGTCACCGAACGAGCGTCCGACCAGAGCAACTCCCGCATGACCAACAAGTCTACTacagcctga